DNA from Candidatus Coatesbacteria bacterium:
TCATCGACGAGCTCGTCCAACTGTTCTGCGATCTCGGATTCACCACCGCCGACGGACCGCTGATCGAGGACGAGTACCACAACTTCGACGCCCTCAACACCCCGGACGACCACCCCGCCCGCGACGAGAAGGACACCCTCTACCTCAAGGGCTACCCTCTGCTGCTGCGGACCGAGACCAGCCCGGTGCAGATCCGCACCCTCGAGGAACAACAACCCCCCGTGCGGATCATCGCTCCCGGACGTTGCTACCGCAACGATACCGCCGACGCCCGTCACTTCCCCGTCTTTCACCAGATAGAAGGCCTCTGGATCGACGAGGGCCTCAGCTTCGCCCACCTCAAAGGCGTGCTGCTGGAATTCGCTCGCGGCCTGTTCGGAGCGGACGCCGCCGTGCGCTTCCGGCCCCACTTCTTCCCCTTCACCGAGCCCTCCGCCGAGATCGAAGCCACCTGCCCCGCCTGCGGCGGCGCGGGCTGCTCGACCTGCTCGGGCAGCGGTTGGATCGAACTCGGCGGCTCGGGGATGGTCGACCCCGCAGTGATGGAGCCCCTGGGAATCGACCCCGAACGCTGGACCGGCTTCGCCTTCGGCATCGGCCCCGAGCGCATCGCCATGGTGCGCTACGGCATCGACGACATCCGCCTGTTCTACGAGAACGACCTGCGCTTCCTGGAGCAGTTCTAAAAC
Protein-coding regions in this window:
- the pheS gene encoding phenylalanine--tRNA ligase subunit alpha, whose amino-acid sequence is MFDELETIKREAAERIAAIGDPGELEHLRIEYLGRKGLLTEKLRRLGSLPKEDRPRAGALANEIKNDIQRRLTARAAELRQGKTRRDFDHTLPGRRIEFNRRHPVNQVIDELVQLFCDLGFTTADGPLIEDEYHNFDALNTPDDHPARDEKDTLYLKGYPLLLRTETSPVQIRTLEEQQPPVRIIAPGRCYRNDTADARHFPVFHQIEGLWIDEGLSFAHLKGVLLEFARGLFGADAAVRFRPHFFPFTEPSAEIEATCPACGGAGCSTCSGSGWIELGGSGMVDPAVMEPLGIDPERWTGFAFGIGPERIAMVRYGIDDIRLFYENDLRFLEQF